The following are from one region of the Deltaproteobacteria bacterium genome:
- a CDS encoding acyl-CoA dehydrogenase family protein, with product MKDSSRKDTQEQAAFREHCQRFLKIGIPKPPAFRLPQSALEIMTREQLDFLVVWQKKAYQAGLVGCDYPEEYGGGGRTDCQRIANEEMSKAPAYFFPNIVGLGMAGPAIYHHGTEVQKRRFLPKILSGEEIWCQGFSEPDAGSDLANVQTFGVKEGDNWVVNGQKIWTSLAQFAHWMILLCRHDTHEKYTGLTYFLAPMQPVSEKSVDVRPLIKMTGESGFNEVFLNDHIVPDAYRLDDVGKGWHVAMTTLLHERGAGGLVTPRSAGSGVEQSKVSQDSPQNLIGLSRKCALNGRRTCDDPLIRDRIMQLIIREKGLEQCARRARVKGLVDNELRIPLQAKVVSSELLQDTGALAMDIEGAAGSYYIADENAPEKGKWPLLHMNSYGMTIAAGTSEIQRNIIGERILGLPKSK from the coding sequence GAACAGGCCGCGTTTCGTGAACACTGTCAGCGGTTTTTAAAAATCGGCATCCCCAAACCGCCAGCCTTTCGGCTGCCCCAGTCGGCACTCGAAATCATGACCCGTGAACAGTTGGACTTTCTGGTCGTCTGGCAGAAAAAGGCCTATCAGGCAGGCCTTGTCGGGTGTGATTATCCCGAGGAATACGGCGGCGGGGGGCGCACGGATTGTCAGCGGATCGCCAACGAGGAGATGTCAAAAGCGCCGGCCTATTTTTTCCCCAACATCGTCGGGCTGGGCATGGCCGGACCCGCCATCTACCACCACGGAACCGAGGTGCAGAAAAGAAGGTTCCTTCCCAAGATCCTTTCCGGGGAGGAAATCTGGTGCCAGGGATTCAGCGAACCGGATGCGGGATCGGACCTGGCCAATGTCCAGACCTTCGGGGTGAAAGAGGGCGACAACTGGGTGGTCAACGGCCAAAAGATATGGACCTCCCTGGCCCAGTTCGCCCACTGGATGATTCTGCTGTGCCGGCATGACACGCACGAAAAGTACACCGGGCTGACTTATTTTCTGGCCCCCATGCAGCCGGTGTCTGAAAAAAGCGTGGACGTTCGGCCGCTGATCAAGATGACCGGAGAATCCGGGTTCAACGAAGTGTTTTTAAATGATCACATCGTGCCGGACGCGTACCGGCTGGACGATGTCGGCAAAGGATGGCATGTGGCCATGACGACCCTGCTGCACGAGAGAGGCGCCGGCGGTCTGGTGACCCCCCGCTCGGCTGGATCCGGCGTTGAGCAATCGAAGGTGTCCCAAGACAGTCCTCAAAACCTGATCGGGCTGTCCCGAAAATGCGCATTAAACGGCCGCCGCACCTGCGACGATCCCCTCATTCGCGACCGCATCATGCAACTGATCATCCGCGAAAAGGGATTGGAACAGTGCGCCCGCCGCGCCCGGGTCAAAGGGCTTGTGGACAATGAATTGAGAATACCGCTGCAGGCCAAGGTCGTTTCGAGCGAACTGCTGCAGGATACGGGAGCCCTGGCAATGGATATCGAAGGCGCAGCGGGTTCTTATTACATCGCGGACGAAAATGCTCCGGAAAAGGGAAAGTGGCCGTTGCTGCACATGAACTCCTACGGCATGACCATTGCCGCCGGAACCAGTGAAATCCAACGAAATATTATCGGGGAGCGCATCCTTGGGCTCCCGAAATCGAAATAG
- a CDS encoding acyl-CoA/acyl-ACP dehydrogenase — MTAQPDNFGFGTEEQMLKTEARKFFKNNCDDLKLMDLVAQDPDPHRQPACHWDRKAWKQMGELGWTSLAVPERAGGIGMQAVGVAGLVEEAGRAAFPSPLLTSVNAIYVLSCCRSPEADDILRSIAGGKSASLGIMDPNGSWKGTTAGFKASVSGTTLLDGTSWFVQDAQKVDFFVVKAAFEEGAGLIAVPREAQGLEVVADSIVDLTRDQAHIVFRGVEIEPEWIVAMPGKADAVIEMAEPFIFTMIAADMCGAGEWQLKTCAEYAKSRVQFGRPIGFFQAVKHPIVNMMIMIDEARSLMYNAACGADHEPEQFAGYAHMAKSSAGDMAQYCSDRCIQLHGGMGFTWEATAHLYFKRQLHNKALFGDGRYHRAQLADMMMGRM, encoded by the coding sequence GTGACGGCACAACCGGACAACTTCGGCTTCGGCACCGAGGAGCAGATGCTGAAAACCGAAGCGCGAAAATTTTTCAAGAACAACTGTGACGATTTGAAACTGATGGATCTCGTGGCCCAGGACCCCGACCCGCACCGACAACCGGCATGCCACTGGGACCGGAAAGCCTGGAAGCAGATGGGCGAACTGGGATGGACCTCCCTGGCGGTGCCGGAAAGGGCCGGGGGAATCGGAATGCAGGCTGTCGGCGTGGCCGGTCTGGTGGAAGAAGCCGGCCGGGCGGCATTCCCATCCCCCCTTTTGACAAGCGTCAACGCGATCTATGTCCTTTCCTGCTGCCGATCGCCGGAGGCCGATGACATCCTGCGCAGCATCGCCGGCGGGAAAAGCGCCAGCCTGGGGATCATGGATCCAAACGGTTCCTGGAAAGGAACGACTGCCGGCTTTAAGGCAAGCGTGTCCGGAACCACGCTTCTAGATGGAACCAGCTGGTTTGTTCAGGATGCCCAAAAGGTCGATTTTTTCGTGGTCAAAGCCGCATTCGAAGAAGGGGCCGGACTCATCGCCGTTCCCAGAGAGGCCCAGGGTCTCGAGGTGGTGGCCGATTCCATCGTCGACCTGACCCGCGATCAGGCCCACATCGTGTTCCGAGGTGTGGAAATAGAACCGGAGTGGATCGTGGCCATGCCCGGAAAAGCGGATGCCGTCATCGAAATGGCGGAGCCGTTTATTTTCACCATGATTGCCGCAGATATGTGCGGCGCCGGGGAGTGGCAGCTCAAAACCTGCGCTGAATACGCCAAAAGCCGGGTCCAGTTCGGCCGTCCCATCGGTTTTTTCCAGGCCGTCAAACACCCCATCGTCAACATGATGATCATGATCGATGAAGCCCGGTCGCTGATGTACAACGCCGCCTGCGGGGCCGACCATGAACCGGAGCAATTTGCCGGCTACGCGCACATGGCCAAATCCTCGGCCGGCGACATGGCCCAATACTGTTCGGATCGTTGTATTCAACTGCACGGCGGTATGGGCTTTACCTGGGAAGCGACCGCGCATCTGTATTTCAAACGCCAGCTGCACAACAAGGCCCTGTTCGGAGACGGCCGGTACCACCGCGCGCAACTGGCCGACATGATGATGGGCCGCATGTAA
- a CDS encoding GntR family transcriptional regulator codes for MSTTQRAKNRKPMKRGSIDTIFTQIKTMMYNQELAPGQKLIYQDLAHRLNVSTTPILQALHRLESAKLVRYEQNKGFFVGEITETEARELYQAREALEIYLIPILMEKLTKKRVQEIRNSFRIHKNSTAPNDRRKLMLTDAEFHLTIAKASEHKVIVDLLSTIMERIYIKYKAEYLGEERIKGVLKHHRDILESLEKKDVATAIRRTRDHIQSGMSHMVESLKNRHLESL; via the coding sequence ATGAGCACAACACAGCGTGCAAAAAATAGAAAACCGATGAAACGCGGCTCCATCGACACCATTTTCACACAGATAAAAACCATGATGTACAATCAGGAGCTCGCTCCCGGCCAGAAACTGATCTATCAGGATCTGGCGCATCGGCTGAATGTCAGTACCACCCCCATCCTGCAGGCCTTGCACCGACTGGAGAGCGCCAAACTGGTCCGCTATGAACAAAACAAGGGTTTTTTCGTTGGAGAGATTACCGAAACCGAGGCGCGCGAGCTCTATCAGGCCAGAGAAGCCCTGGAAATTTACCTGATTCCCATCCTTATGGAGAAACTGACCAAAAAACGCGTCCAGGAAATCAGGAACTCCTTTCGGATACACAAAAACAGCACCGCCCCCAACGACCGGCGCAAACTCATGCTGACGGATGCGGAATTTCACCTGACCATCGCCAAGGCTTCCGAACACAAGGTCATTGTCGATCTGCTCAGCACGATTATGGAGCGCATTTACATCAAGTATAAAGCCGAATACCTGGGCGAGGAGCGGATTAAGGGCGTACTCAAACATCACCGCGACATCCTCGAGAGTCTCGAGAAAAAAGACGTTGCAACGGCCATTCGGCGCACCCGAGACCACATCCAGTCGGGTATGAGCCACATGGTCGAAAGCCTTAAAAACAGGCATCTGGAGTCTTTGTAG